The DNA window AAAGGGACcgtttgtgtgagtgcagcATTCATACGGTGAGTAGCAAGGAAGTAACACACTGACAACTACCAGTACAGACCACCTAGACTACACGCTTAGACAGATGCACTGAACAGACTGCGATGCCGGGTGGGTTTGTACCTTTTCCAGTACGAGAGATCCAGGAAAGAGAAGCCAGACGGGGTGGAACGCCTCTGCTTGGACTCGATGTCTGACCCATCATCCGACTGGTTGCTGTAGCTAGGAGACTGGGAAggtgatgtgctggatgtgGTGCTGTGGGCATCGGAGTCTATGGGCCACAAGGAGAAAAGGCATGTTAGCatagcacagagcacagtgctGATCTTTATCCCTTTATAATGAAGTTCATGATACAAATCAAACAAAACCTCAGAAAGAAAATGTTAACTAAAGATTATGCAGACAGTCCATACAAATAACTGGTGGACATCGCTGTAGGTGATGGCAGGTCAGGACATGAACAGTAAATGATCAACTGAAAAGTTATTACATTCAACAGCCACTCACTTTGTCTTTTGAATTTGTGGAGCCTTTTCAGTTTGCTTTTCTTCTTTCCGTCCCTGCTCTTCACCTTCCTGGGTTTGGTCAGCTTAAAGCCAGGTCCTGCTCTCGCATCCACAACCTTCAAAGCAGCCAGGCACACCTTTCACTACAGCTGAACATTTATCTATAAACCACATTATCCAAGCTGCTTTCACCTGACTTACAGTAACAGGTCCGCAAATCAAAGTGGCTTCAACTAAGCATACATGATGTAAAGCCAACACTGTGTTACAATTACATGTATAAATAACAAAACCAATaatagaaatattattttggtgACATACATGACTCCAGTTCTTTTTTGACCCAAGAGGAAGTTTTTTCCATCGCTTAACCAACAGGACACAGGCATTGCAGATGTCTCCAACTCGATCTTCCACCAACCTAtgaaaaaatgttaaacaaaataaaacaatatgcacatattcatgcacacacaggcacaaacacacagtttgtTTTTAACAGGAGAATGTTATGCAAGCCAAATTGCACAATACAGTGACTATTAATGAGTGAATTTCACGGAGTGATGTGAAGAGACATTGCAGGAGAAAACCAAGCGTTTGATTGTCACACCTACTCAAACTTTATCAAAGGAGATGCGTTACCAGACAAATCAATATTCATGTGTTCTTATAAAGATTGCAAAAACACGTTTGAAAATCAAAACGGTTAAAAATGCCAACAATTTTTAATTAACATCCAATACGCATTAGTGTCATGTAGTTGGCATTTCTCTGGACTTACCCAAAACACAGCCGGAAGGTTTCCTCATATCTGCTGCTGTCTGTAAACCGAGAGCTGGAAGACTTGGTCTTGCAAATGCAACAGCCTTCATTACTCCGATATATCTTCGATTTATGAAatccaaacatttcaaaatatgtttaCCGCGCTCAAAAGAAACCACAGAActgcaaaaagaaagaaaatgaattttGTTATATATCTAGATAAAATACTAAGGCACAGCATATTGTTTATATGCCCTCTCGCTGTGGGTAGCCAACATGAGCTGCTTAGTGGCTTTCCGCGCTGAAAGGGGGCGGTCACCACACGCATCGATGGCATTCTGTCTGGTATTCCTATTagtcctggtatttacaccacatccgataaatatattttcattatttaaaaaatgtattggtgGAATTTAAACAGGGACTGGGTTCGCTGACCCATTGTAATTGCTACCTTGGTGAATGACGGTATTAAACCGAAAAACGAGACGCGACATAACCTACTTTTCTCCCCCAGACATCGTGCACTTATAAACGTCACAAGACAGCTGTAATCATATCGGAATTTGCCTTCCAagtgtattttacatttaaaacaaacatcGTCGTATTCTTACTGTAGCCTACTGCTTTGCAGTAACGTTAAATGGCTAATTTACAAAGTTTCGAAACTGAAAgaggtagctaacgttatttagcgcgaaacattttaaaatactagACATGTATGAACACATCTTCCTCAAATTTACGTGAAACAAATGCGGCTAACAATGTGTTAAGAAACTTTACGTATTGCTTCAATTTCACAGCGAAATTTCAAACTAGCCCAACGTTAGTAACGTTACACTCTACTACAAAAACCTCTTGTTCTGACGCCATCGTGCACCTAGCTAACAATCAAAGCTCGTGTTCTTTTACGTTTACGTAATATAGTAGCAAGCTAAGTTACAGTGGTTGAATAAATAACATGGCGTATTAGGACACCTTTAACACTGTGCGGTATAACAATTTAACATCAAGTCAATCACAATGCGAAGCGCCAAGTCAAGCAGCTTGCGTAGTTATGTTTGGAGTCGTCTCAAACAAAAAGCGGGGAGGTCCTCTTTCTTAAaggaacgttagctagcaaacaACACGCATGCCACACTCCCAACTCATTCTAAATTTAACCTCATCGGCTACTCCAAGTCAATCATTATTCCTTAAACTGGAAAGTGCTAGGTGTGTTTACTATTTGAAATGCATGCGGTCTGTAAAATGCCAAACTTTTAACCGCGGAGAGCGCgaaatgtttctgtttctgattTAGTTTTCCTACAGCTACCACGCCACGCTCCGCTCCACGTTCTCCCATTGTTGTGTGTTAATGATCACCTTACCGACATGCTTCTGTCTAGTTTTCTGACACGACAGACGTCCATTAAGTTCACAAACATGAATTTCCACACTCCTAAAATGTTAGTTTACAACTTGTAGTAAAAACAGTGCGGTGTAATATTAAGAGCATGACTTACCAAGCAAAAACTTTGAATCCTCGCCGTTTTCTTCATACGACACTGCGCATgccctactactactactactgcatacagctggatattagAATATCATTAGCATAAAAACATTGACACAAAACGTCGCATCACAGAAACACCATATAAGGAGTGTCCCGTATTCGTTTGAACACAAGTGCAACCAATAAGAGAACGCATTGGAAGGCATTTAAGAATGCTGCATGTCGGGAAAATCAGTGAACTAGTGATGATGTCAGAACTACTTTCGACGACCTCGTAACACAAtttaaactacatttcccacaaagCGCAGAGAAAAGAaggcatgaaacaaaaaaaatctattgtTAAACGGGGTTTCCGAAATGGCGCGAACGGGATTTAGTAACACACAAGATACTTTCCCCTCACTACATCAAGTaactttgttattgttgttgttcagcGAAATACTATTTTGCATACATTCTACATTTTGTATGAACAGACTACCGTGTTCATGTCAGGAATTTGATCTAAGTGCGCAGAAGACCCGATGTTTACACAGTCCAATACTAGACTGGCTCCTCCCCCTGTAGACGCTCGTGTTGAGTACGTGCATGCAGCGAGTTTCATTCACAAGTTGGCCTGGAAAAGCCTGCTGTGGTTGTTCGCAAGAACTATTCAGAAAGGAGTGTAAAGGAGTGGAGTCAAGTTAAATGGTTTGTTCACCAAGGCCCTCACGTAGTTAATATTATGCAtatatcatgtattatgtatattttgtaaatatttacgCTACTCGTGCTTATCAAGTGCGACTGCACTGCGAACGTTAAATGCATCACAATAAATCAAAGTGCCATTATAAAGTCGACAGATGGTCAGAAACCCGActgaatatattaaatatacatcGTCGCACATAAAATGTCGGAAACAATCTGAAatctaatattttaattaatttagttgTCTGTTGCAGAtctctaaaaatgaaaaagaaagaccAATGAAATCAGGTGGTTAGAAAATGTACCGTTTATTAATCAAGTTAAATACAAGAGTAACCACTCCTCTAACTGCCCAGTAGGCTACAGAGCTACAGTTCTTATATGGAATGGGTTCCAGAGCAGTTTTCAAGATATAAATCACACCCAGTAAACCCATTAAAGATAACATGTCAATTGTTAGATGTTAATTGCAATCTACTTACTAAAGCAAATCCTCTTTTTTGGttgtaaaaatatacagtacacttttgcatacagacatggaatttcatttaatacattttatacactatacacaatTACTTATGTTACACTAACATACATGACACATGATACAAGTCTGTCAAGAAATATAGGCTATCTCTAAACAAAActtccttgaaaaaaaaaaaaaaaactcacaagAATCTCATAGCATTGATTTATAGGCATCCCAGTAGTAGGATGAAAGTTTCATATGCGCACTGACATTTTGTCAAACGATAATGTTAACATGTTGTTATGTGCTGCTCCTGAAACTAAGTAACTAATTTCAGTATTTAATCTAAATTCATTGGTTGACCTTCATTTTCATGCAGTAAGTGTTGCATAGCAAAACGGCAGCAATGGAATTTGGGCTGACTGGGAAAAGtgaaattaatacaaaatgttcagttttgcaTGTGAACCAGACAGTCCATGGCAATATTCAAGTCTAGCTGAGACCATGCTAGTGTATATTACCCATAGTCCCCTTTACGGAATGTCGTTGAGAGGTCACCAAATCCCAGAGTACAGTAGGGTTGAATGTAATGGTTTAATCGGGTAGAGGTATTTACAGGTATAGGTACACGTGCTGTATGCCAGGAGCATTGATAGGGACAGAGCATAGACAGTCTGCAGGGCTACACCAGAGCATTCTACTTTATAAAGTTGAATGGACCTCTAAATTCATGACAATGGCTTACTACTGCTCCATGGATACAATTGTGCAATAGGAATCTCCATTACCTTTACTAATGGTGGAAGGTTGCTATTTTTCAGAGCAAGTAGCATGATATGTTAAAGTTTTGACACTATTTTTGAGCCTGATCAAGGTTTTATGCATTGCTATTGGAAGATACAAAACTATTTGAAATGTTTCTTaattttttcaaaaaataagAACCCTATTCTCTCCTGTCAATAATACTTATAAAGCATACTTCTACATCATTTGCTTTCAGCTCTGCCGTATGACCGGTAGCTTTAAATGCTTTAACAACAGAGCAAGCAACTCAACAGACATATCGAAATAATACTGATCCATTCTGAAAATATATTATCTTTCTTGTCTTTACTTTCTTCTTAAATATAGCTATTTACCAGAAATTTACAACACGGCTTTCATTAATACAGTATAGCACAGAATGGGGTGtgttcacaaaaaaatacaaattaagaatcataataaaaaacatgttttaagtgtccaactgcatgtctttgaggaTAAAAATAATGACACAGGTTCATTGCACTTAATTAATGGCAAATGTATCAGCAGCTTCAAAAATAAGCCATTTCCTTTGCTCAAGTCAATGTGTCCATAACAATGATTCTTCAGTGAAAGTATCCGTTATTCTTGCTGGTCCAGGCCCACCAGGTGCATTGCAGGCTCTAAATACTAATGCCTTTGACCAATGAAGGCTCCAGAGTGATGTTGAACTCCTGTAATGTCTGCAGCACCCTGATCAGAGAGTTCACCAGGGTGTGGTCCTTTATGAAGGCTGTGTCTTCGTACATCTGCCCTGTGACCGGACAGTCTGCCAGTAAGGCTATCCAGTGGTGCAGCAGATGATCCCTGGATGGCAGTGAAGATTCAAGATGAAGTTAACAACATTAATGTGACATACCAAATTATAGTCTGGCACATAAAAACAGACCATTTAGCCATCAGATTGCTAAATTCTTTAGATTTTATGCATGAAATCATAATAACAGAGAGTTGTATTTTGGCCCATCCTGGTCATTATTTTATCCATTAGGTATTTTACATTATAATCCTTCTGGCTTGCactagaagtagtagtagtagtgtccCATACAAGCTGGCAGTGAGACAGATCTGTTATCCTTCATGACTCACCAACTGGGCCAAGCCACAGCACTGTCTGTGACACAGTGGACAGACACCCCTTTATTAAAGCCAGGGAAATGACAGACCTGAGCTGCCAGTGCTGTCCCATTACACTGTCCCAAAATCCTGTCACAAGATGAGCAATTTGCCACACTAAATTATCTTTAAATGTGTTCATACAGAGACAAAAATATAACCGAATGCTTAAATCGGCTTGACTCAATAGCAATCTATACCTTGTTCACATGTGAAGTTCTCTCATAAAAAGCAActcaacaataataaaaagaagtaAACATGTTTGTAGGTTAAACTCATCAGCAATAATCTCTACCCATCTGTCTGCAtgaggtgtatgtgtggtgaGCTTACCTGActcccagacacaccagcatcTGGAATTTTCCATCCTTGCCGATGTTTCGTGGTGAGCCGTTGATGGCACGCATGGCATGGCAGAAGTTCTTCACCCGGGTCTGCCAGTTTTCCTCCTGTGACATCTCCTTCTGCTCGAGGTTCTCAAAGTATGTCTGTGCCTTTTCTGGGGTTACATAGTTCAGCAGAGATGGACACGGATCTGATAAATTCCCTGATATACCAAACTCCACCCACAGAGCTCCTAACAAAACAATCAGTTGAATGAGTTTGCCCTGTTTGAGGTTACCATGTTACCATGCTGCTCTTCTGGTATAGCACTGTGCCAAATTCGACAGCTCAATAATGCGCAAACTGTCCATACCTAGTATAGCTATCGGCAATATTAGCAGATCAATTGCTAGCAAAGATCCTGCTACTTCATCACATTCAGTCAATGAGGACAGTTGAATATAGCTGTGGTTGCTAATGAGAGCTCTTACCAAGGAAGTCCCAGATGAAGACATTCTTGAAGAGAcgtggggatttgaacccatgCTGGAACACCTGCTCCAGTGCCCAGACCAAACCAAACTCTCCACACAGGAGCAGTGTGAGACTGCCCCTCTGAGGGCAAGAGAAAAAGAGACGGGTGTGATGTCTTCGCAGACATGATACTATGTCTCTCAGGATGTAAAATGTTAAAGCAAGCCCATGAACATTCAGAGTCTAGTCGCTGGACCTCACCTCCTTCTCTGGCTTGTGGAAGTGCTTCACAATGCCATTGATGGCTTCTCCTACTCCCTCCTGGACCTGGGCAGTGTTTAACTCTGGAACGGGAGAGAAATGTGTAATGCTATAGCAAAAATGCACCTCAAAATGGACCTCAAAGCCTCAATCCTCCCCCCTCAAACTCTCTTTGCCCTACTCTAGTTGGTGTAATCCGACCATGCCCTTGCTGAAGTTGGCTTACTTGGATTCGTCTGTGGAGTTACTCACTTGGTTTACCACTTGGCGAGATGGTGACCAACCTCCGAATCATACCAGGGGAATGTTGCATGGGAGGGGTCCGGCACAGACGTTCTTCGTTCTCCGCACTGGGCGTGGTCAACTCCCCCACAAGCACCCGCTCCAGGCTGCCATCATCCACACCTTTCCCCAGCCAGCGGCCACATGGGAATCTGCCCCAAACAGTCAAACAGtcaaacagtcaaacacacagggTCAAACATGCAAACGAGCATGGAAAACTGCAAAGAACACCCCCTAGAGCCTACAGCAAGAGCCCCCACCCAAATAAATACTACATGCCGAGAGAGGTCACTGAAGCCCCCTGAGAAGCTCACTCCCAAACACAGACTGATATACCAGGACAGCTTCCCGAGTCTGTTttataattaattacatttactcCATCACCAAAAACATTCTGTGCAGTTATGAATGTGGCATAAGGCTAGACTAATACAGTTCTGttccatttcatttaattccattacatttaatgtgctttattggcatgaaagaAAGAGTGTGAATATTGTCAATGCATAAACAAACAATAGaagaacaaaatatattttgaccaAACAACGTGAAAGGAAAACAAGTGTAATTATGATAATGATAGTAATTCAGTTGCACATATCCTAGAAGAAGACTAATTGGCCTGTAAGTGTCCCCTGCACCAGCAGTCACGGTTTGTATCGAAGATTAAAAAACCTGTACTCACTTGTAGGCATGTCCAGTGATCTCGTTCCTCACCATGACGCACTCCACCAGCCACTTTGCATAAAGCCCGGCATTGTCATGTCCCATCTGCACTGTGGTCAGCTTGCCCAGGTTCTGACACTGTagggaaggaaaaaagaaacctctgtctcagtctgtgaGAGATGTGTAGGTATATTACTGGTGTCTAAAGAGTTAAAATATAATATCCAGGTGCACAGCTCCAGTGGCCTTGGCTCTCTGCCCATTTCAGCTTGTGCTGTAATAACCTTCCCCAACTTCATTTGCTGCTCTTttcagtatatatatttatatatatacacattatcCATAATAAGTGGCAATTTCACATTCGTTCTAATTGGCTCCAAATTGAATTTCCTCACACAAATCAAAAGTCAAGCAATCTCCCCCTTTTTTCATGAAGCTATACACAAAAAACATAATGGTTCTTATAGCCCTGTTACTGTCCAATGTGACAGTATTTGAGCGTGTACCCCCACAATCAATGTCACTGCAGGTCCCATCCCCATCCATTGCAGGCCCCACCTGACAATATACCTAAAGGCCCTGCCCACCTCAAAGGTGATCTCCAGACTGTTCTTGGGGATTTGAAGTACTCCGGTTTCGGACAGCTCCCCAGAAACGCAAAGCCAAGGGTTGGCGGTGAACATGGACCCTCCCAGTTTCTTACTAGGA is part of the Conger conger chromosome 15, fConCon1.1, whole genome shotgun sequence genome and encodes:
- the sinhcafl gene encoding SIN3-HDAC complex associated factor, like; the protein is MFGFHKSKIYRSNEGCCICKTKSSSSRFTDSSRYEETFRLCFGLVEDRVGDICNACVLLVKRWKKLPLGSKKNWSHVVDARAGPGFKLTKPRKVKSRDGKKKSKLKRLHKFKRQNSDAHSTTSSTSPSQSPSYSNQSDDGSDIESKQRRSTPSGFSFLDLSYWKRQKVCCGIVYKGRFGEVIIDPRLFKPCCGSKKQETLTPAPETDLSEACPAPLAAPCPTPLPEDLKESW